CTGAATTTGATTGCACATGAATTGAGAATTGGTTTTATCAAGCcaacaaaatgataaaaattgttaATGCTCTGTTTACCTCTAGCGATAAGGAAAAGTTTAAACTCTACAGAAACGAAAATTTTACCTCTTACCCGCCAAAGTAAGAAACtctattatttttcttacGTTTCGAATCTTTTTAACAATATGAAGAAAACTTGGGCTACAATTAATGAGGTAATGAACCGAAATAAGTTGAAATCAGTAATAAGTTTTAACTACTTGCCAGCCATCATCTATCAGGAAGACAGCAGTGATTCCTTAAAGAAAATTGTATTGATACATGCTACTTCAATTTCTGTCCCGGAGAATAGAGGATGTCAGTGATGCAGCTTCTTTCTTCTTGGATGACAAATTCTTTGCTTTCAAGTTGACATCCGTGTGATGGTTAATAGGTTTTTGCACATGCGGCTGTGATTTTCCACAAGGCTCCCTCAGTAAAAGAGTGAAGGTTCGTCGAAACCTTACAAATGAAACAGAACAGAGTGTTTACATTTACATAgtctagcactcggcaaagtttctttttgacttgtgactgtttttgcgtacgtggcctcatacaccacaagcctttttagaaacatcatcacgccaagccggccacattttgctagagagaaggacagccacaacaccgggaacttcacgccctactctttactaACTCTTTACttatagtgtgtgggttctttaacgtcccacgttgaaattttaaacatggaaggtattgtgagacggggcctagggtttatagtccttatccgcggagaagacttgaaagtctaaccatttcaattgctgatgtaattacaaaggcagcactttctcctcagttatttgaAGACCCTGattgttggtccggccggactttaaactcacgacctcccgcgtgatagcctgatgctcaaccaactgagcaaCCGGTGTGCGGTTATGATGGGGGCTACGGCTCTAAGGGATCACTTAGATGCGTGCACCGACCTCAATCTGTATAAGTAGAAATGAAACTCGTCCAGTCGAAATCACAggggaaaaatgaaaaatgaacatCCCAAAGTTTCATTTATAATTAGAAGAAGGTGAAGTGAATAAACAACCAGGAAGCGCGATATCAGGCAAGTATCACTACATCATTTCACGAACGGGAACGTCGTTAACAACATTCCATCATTCTGCcagattattattaatgtcaTTAACATTACCGAGTATAGACAATTCCCTTTGGCATCTGTCTTACCTGCGTGTCTTTAGTGGGTAGATTACCGGATTCATCATGCTGTTTGAATGTGTAAGAAAAAATGCCAAGAAATGAATCCACGTGTCATGAATTGTAGCAAAGTTGTGTAGAAGCATCGGAAAAACACCCATGCAGAAGAAAGCCATGCAAGTCAAACCGATCGTCTTGGCGGTCTCCACGTCGCTTTTGACTTGTTTCGTTTTCGAAGTGAACGGCAGGATGTGTTTGCTGTGTCTGTGCACAGTAAACCAAATTATTCCACCCAAAATCAGCATAATGGTGAAAGGAACAAGGTAACCTGGTATGATAAAGTGTTTTCCAAACTTCATCAAATACTGTGTTCGGTATACCAACACAGGAGCATCTCCAAGATCGATGGAGAGTCCCAATATGAACATACTGTACGTATAAGCCACTGCAAGAAGCCATACACAAACAACACTGATTTTAGCTTTGTGTATTGTCTTCCACGAGTGGTAACGGAAACCGTGAACAAGAGCTCCATAGCGATCCATTGTAAGAACGGTAAGGTTAAACACAGTTAGATACATAAAAAACACGTACCACGATACAATGAACCAGGATATGAAGCGACCTTTAAGAAAAGGCATTTTACAAATATACCACATAATCATAAGTGGCATGTTTGTCATAGCATTCAAGATGTCAATGAAAGCTAAGTTTGCCACCAGTAAATTCGGCACCGTACGGAGGGTCTTGAATCGGATGAGCAAAAGGCAAATGATGGCATTGCCGACGATAGATCCAATAATAACCACtgttatcaaaacaatacgaATGTCTATGTACTCCTCACGACAAAGTCTCGTCGAAACTGGTGTCTTGTTCATTGTGTTCTTAGGTGGTTCAGTTTTCGATTAAAGAATGTTCAAAGTGAAAAGCTTGCTCTTACAAACATGGTTTGCTTCTGTTTTGTTCCAATCGATGTGATTCAGTGCAAAACGCTGAGCTCTCACCACCTGTACAGCCTATCCAGAAAATACCTAATTTACTTAATTTAAGCCACATTGTTTTTTGCCA
This sequence is a window from Acropora palmata chromosome 6, jaAcrPala1.3, whole genome shotgun sequence. Protein-coding genes within it:
- the LOC141884398 gene encoding substance-K receptor-like, with the protein product MNKTPVSTRLCREEYIDIRIVLITVVIIGSIVGNAIICLLLIRFKTLRTVPNLLVANLAFIDILNAMTNMPLMIMWYICKMPFLKGRFISWFIVSWYVFFMYLTVFNLTVLTMDRYGALVHGFRYHSWKTIHKAKISVVCVWLLAVAYTYSMFILGLSIDLGDAPVLVYRTQYLMKFGKHFIIPGYLVPFTIMLILGGIIWFTVHRHSKHILPFTSKTKQVKSDVETAKTIGLTCMAFFCMGVFPMLLHNFATIHDTWIHFLAFFLTHSNSMMNPVIYPLKTRRFRRTFTLLLREPCGKSQPHVQKPINHHTDVNLKAKNLSSKKKEAASLTSSILRDRN